The following proteins are encoded in a genomic region of Arachis stenosperma cultivar V10309 chromosome 4, arast.V10309.gnm1.PFL2, whole genome shotgun sequence:
- the LOC130975525 gene encoding uncharacterized protein LOC130975525: MAEQFPPTPSELLQVVTELRQVNQRMAEENQRMEEDQLEHDEEARPEDENDNIESSLGPFTAEVMNFVLPMRFTLPTTLTPYDGLSDPKKYIKKFTSIMLVNGASDKVLCRCFPSYLDGPTLDWFCSLPAGSISRFRDLSKPFEEHFAGSAIYLHDSDYLNTIRQDHQESLKDYMTRFTKIAMSIPDLYPKVELHAIKSGLRPRKFQETIAVAKPKTMAEFHEKAKGQINIEELQQVWNVEKPHYRDNDETRDNKKNFKPTPQYESYIKFNTKHDDIIKEILNSKLIKPPRKAGSYPDSKGMDRSKYYSFHQKHGHTTNDCVIAKDLLERLAWQGHLDKYIGGHMQWRALLFRDQSSATQHDRDKDRPNNNHPEQPTRISNCISGGFAGGGATSSTVDHDNSVANLDGPVIISLQLEDLLVKKVLLDSRSSADILFYSTFQKIKLSSNILQPSTRDLVGFSGERVPVMGSVWLQTTLGEFPLSKTSDIQYW; this comes from the exons AAGATCAACTCGAGCATGATGAGGAAGCTCGGCCAGAAGATGAGAATGACAACATAGAAAGCTCCCTTGGGCCCTTTACAGCTGAAGTGATGAATTTCGTGCTACCTATGAGATTCACTTTGCCGACCACCCTGACTCCCTATGACGGGTTGAGTGATCCGAAGAAATACATCAAAAAATTCACCTCCATAATGTTAGTAAACGGTGCATCTGATAAAGTTTTATGTCGTTGCTTTCCATCTTACTTAGACGGTCCTACACTTGATTGGTTTTGTTCTTTGCCTGCAGGTTCTATTTCTCGCTTTCGAGACTTATCAAAGCCCTTTGAGGAGCACTTTGCCGGATCAGCCATTTACCTACACGACTCTGATTACCTGAATACAATCAGGCAAGACCATCAAGAAAGCCTCAAAGATTACATGACGCGTTTCACCAAGATAGCCATGAGCATACCCGACCTTTACCCCAAGGTAGAACTGCACGCCATAAAAAGCGGACTGCGACCAAGAAAATTCCAGGAAACTATTGCTGTAGCCAAACCTAAGACTATGGCCGAGTTCCATGAAAAGGCTAAAGGACAGATCAATATCGAAGAACTCCAACAAGTTTGGAACGTAGAAAAGCCTCACTATAGAGACAACGACGAAACGCGAGACAACAAGAAGAATTTCAAACCAACTCCACAATATGAGTCCTACATCAAATTCAATACCAAGCATGACGACATCATCAAGGAGATCTTGAATTCAAAATTAATCAAGCCACCAAGAAAAGCTGGCAGTTACCCAGATTCAAAAGGCATGGACCGATCAAAATACTACTCCTTCCACCAGAAGCACGGACACACTACCAACGACTGTGTCATCGCCAAAGACCTACTGGAGCGACTAGCTTGGCAAGGTCACCTCGACAAATACATCGGCGGCCACATGCAGTGGCGAGCACTCCTTTTTAGAGACCAAAGCTCGGCCACACAACATGACCGAGATAAAGACCGACCTAACAACAACCATCCCGAACAACCAACACGTATAAGTAACTGTATTTCCGGAGGTTTTGCAGGTGGAGGAGCCACAAGCTCG ACAGTCGATCATGACAACAGTGTAGCAAATCTAGATGGTCCGGTCATAATCTCCCTACAGCTCGAAGATCTCCTAGTAAAAAAGGTGTTGCTCGACTCACGCAGCAGCGCTGACATTCTCTTTTACTCAacattccaaaaaataaaactgAGCAGTAACATCCTTCAACCTTCCACTCGTGACTTGGTAGGATTCTCAGGTGAGAGAGTCCCGGTTATGGGTTCTGTGTGGTTACAAACCACACTTGGTGAGTTTCCCTTGTCAAAAACTTCAGATATTCAATACTGGTAG